A stretch of the Saprospiraceae bacterium genome encodes the following:
- a CDS encoding gliding motility-associated C-terminal domain-containing protein has translation MAEECELANVLCSLDEVNGYACNNPSTIASPCQPLCSQGGVGHNTSWWAFVSQGGNVTITLTIGGCTSSQGIQYGIWGDCNCGQEVICRSIPCIPPNSTSTANATLIPCKTYYLWVDGCSGDICDFTINTSGGGPPSLDPLGFINNIASKIIQPVCVGACNVRFFVNPQSGGCEPTYVWTLDGDEVGGNSNEVRLDFPDEGDFIICVTAYIGNPSSGSICSQEGPQCATVKVRPIADKKGPDRHICYELANPGGYKWHSQRIFQTGEYREQFTDANCCKFDSIVQFYVLDKPEPPDVYYITCDGEPYIDILGRAHVPCKQKFEVALPKTTDPYRCDSSILLTAVSVDFAPNFRVQCIGGQVEISPGVRIIKPCSVGETYQFEYRWYKKNDPAKKTISQDERLLVDAVKEDYCVEVNVRVELATEFAICAKTFCETFNEDDLAPKCFPLAGDVVLCVGKNGSYWIDTFINQKVTFYTWTVDGGYVVSKPDSQGVEIKWLLPPGDTGTVCVYYDTDCGRSCEKCIKVAIQAVPAPKAGPNDSICDLANQFNGQKDVGGSWTQLSGPGNSNITDTTDPKSNVTVDSYGIYRYVYSETRLGCTGTDTVDLYFNSTPDSSGITYLCNVKQTQYKLRFQVRGGTPPYTVVQGNGTIDANNVYLSNFHDNLTNYTILVRDAMGCILTFNFNHECKCTNLVGVLDKGLEKKCESDIFTFVYDPTLEKLDPNDTVIYVMTNDPDPDNAAGGSFIKMLNSKTIAYDPGTMSYNTTYYIFVLVGKRNGQGGIDFSAGCVQVDGPKPFVFYKNPLPNAGVDDAICGTVYDLKGISSILGTNLKWRLISGPSGVQFSDDVLATSSVNTQGNYGTYVFELTEDNNNCAAADLVEITFNPSPFIAVFEKICIEYIPPYPYKATINITNGKPPFTIVQGGGMINGNVYMTDTLASLVQFNVKIQDANGCVSNLIIDDYNCDCGAIDAGELDSIPTEVCIDKCVPIKTIIPPILDPEDVVMYVFHQSSYNDQTVPKLDTFFSLNDVVCFDASKGMITGKAYYVTCVVGDDKDFDGIVDPNDPCKRVTKNQPIIWYDYPNPDAGPADSICFYNYQLNGITNTGTPSWRFIGGSGTSTLSNPGNDQTNVSVSGKGTYQYELSEDFKGCISKDTVTVTHWDAPNFIDVPPPYECDNTAEKFRVTIDGANGDRPSWIIDGTTNPSGTLSGSFVGGNTWRTDWINNNEVYQLIINDRHDCLPDTTSNTYECPCINGLGNLNKTPIILCANATAQAVYASGTPDGNDVVRFVLYDGNPAAPKTGTFINVNASGTFSFDASKMQLGKTYYIIVLMGNPDPVTGVILDDRCLKFDAVPVTWYDFPKAVIGGVNKLTCAVTSITLNGTSSTSGSGANLNYQWSASNGGQFVNPGNVTSNTTDINAPGTYKLQVTDPISGCTNEITYNVSIDVQKPTVSIGQPLQITCDRLTVDLDGNASSKGPEYSVRWTGPGTIQNGNTYTPTVDALGTYRLIVTNNNNGCVDSFAMNVTADLRKPVPNIQQIGQLTCTVKQVQLDAGASTGQAGAIGGYIWSTPNGSIVSGVGTSRITVDKPGTYRVQVKDQANGCTEFTDIEVLEIGNPFAGINLAAINPLCFGERNGTVNVTGVIANGPANGLEYSFNGGQFSSSKTFGNLSQGTYRLKVRDVNGCEHDTTVTLIEPGKLGIDVDKVIIVDQDQTVFLDTMLNLITGGTSAYRDTVWWNLNQNVDWEPKLRYQADTTRDFLITLIDGAGCKIEDRVRVVVRIIKDVWWPTAFTPNGDNINDLWNLKGKRVRNIKSLNIYDRWGELVYAAKNIKDGNLDAGVGWGGNFRGERALPGVYVFYAEVEYVGSEGSDIYKGEFTLLR, from the coding sequence ATGGCTGAAGAGTGTGAACTCGCCAATGTGTTGTGTTCATTGGATGAGGTTAATGGATATGCTTGTAATAACCCAAGTACCATTGCCAGTCCATGTCAACCTTTGTGTTCACAAGGGGGTGTTGGCCATAATACCAGTTGGTGGGCTTTTGTGTCTCAAGGTGGAAATGTTACTATTACATTGACTATTGGTGGGTGCACAAGTTCCCAAGGTATACAATATGGAATTTGGGGAGATTGTAATTGTGGACAAGAAGTAATTTGTCGTTCAATTCCTTGTATTCCACCAAATAGTACCTCAACTGCAAATGCAACACTTATACCCTGCAAGACCTATTATCTTTGGGTAGATGGTTGCAGTGGTGATATCTGTGATTTTACCATTAATACATCCGGTGGTGGACCACCTTCATTGGATCCATTGGGATTTATTAATAACATAGCCAGTAAAATCATCCAGCCTGTTTGTGTTGGAGCATGTAATGTTCGATTCTTTGTTAATCCACAATCAGGTGGTTGCGAGCCAACTTATGTTTGGACTTTAGACGGGGATGAAGTTGGAGGAAACTCAAATGAAGTGCGTTTGGATTTTCCAGATGAAGGTGATTTTATTATTTGTGTTACAGCTTATATTGGAAATCCTTCCAGTGGTTCAATTTGTTCACAAGAAGGGCCTCAGTGTGCTACTGTTAAAGTAAGACCTATTGCAGACAAAAAAGGTCCGGATCGCCATATTTGTTATGAATTAGCAAATCCAGGAGGTTATAAATGGCATTCTCAACGAATTTTCCAAACAGGTGAATACCGGGAGCAATTTACAGATGCCAATTGTTGTAAATTCGATTCTATTGTTCAATTCTATGTATTAGATAAACCGGAACCACCGGATGTTTACTATATTACCTGTGATGGAGAGCCTTATATTGATATTCTAGGCCGTGCCCATGTTCCTTGTAAACAAAAATTTGAAGTAGCTTTACCAAAAACGACCGATCCTTATCGTTGTGACAGTTCAATTTTATTAACTGCAGTTTCTGTTGATTTTGCGCCTAATTTCCGTGTACAGTGTATTGGTGGACAAGTCGAAATTTCTCCAGGAGTACGAATTATTAAACCATGTAGCGTTGGAGAAACCTACCAATTTGAATACCGTTGGTATAAGAAAAACGACCCAGCGAAGAAAACGATCAGTCAAGATGAGAGACTTTTAGTAGATGCCGTAAAGGAAGATTATTGTGTAGAAGTAAATGTTAGGGTTGAATTAGCTACAGAATTTGCGATATGCGCCAAAACATTCTGTGAAACATTTAATGAAGATGATTTAGCACCTAAATGTTTCCCATTGGCAGGTGATGTTGTATTGTGCGTAGGTAAAAATGGATCCTACTGGATAGATACTTTCATCAATCAAAAGGTTACTTTTTATACCTGGACAGTTGATGGAGGCTATGTAGTCTCTAAACCGGATTCACAAGGAGTTGAGATTAAATGGTTACTTCCTCCAGGTGACACAGGAACAGTTTGTGTTTACTACGATACTGATTGCGGCAGGAGCTGTGAAAAATGTATTAAAGTTGCTATTCAGGCTGTACCGGCTCCTAAAGCGGGTCCCAATGATAGCATTTGTGACCTGGCAAATCAATTCAACGGACAAAAAGATGTTGGAGGTAGTTGGACGCAATTAAGTGGTCCTGGAAACTCAAATATTACAGATACAACCGACCCAAAGTCCAATGTAACAGTAGACTCTTATGGAATCTATCGATACGTATACTCTGAAACGCGATTGGGTTGTACCGGTACTGATACGGTGGATCTTTATTTTAACTCAACACCGGATTCTTCTGGAATTACCTACTTATGTAATGTAAAACAGACTCAATATAAATTGCGTTTTCAAGTACGGGGTGGAACTCCACCGTATACTGTAGTTCAAGGAAATGGTACCATAGATGCAAACAATGTCTACTTATCTAATTTCCATGATAATTTAACAAATTATACCATTTTGGTACGCGATGCAATGGGTTGTATTTTGACCTTTAATTTTAATCATGAATGTAAGTGTACCAATTTAGTTGGGGTATTAGATAAAGGACTTGAGAAAAAATGTGAATCTGATATTTTCACATTTGTGTATGATCCAACATTAGAAAAATTGGATCCAAATGATACCGTTATTTATGTAATGACCAACGACCCTGATCCAGATAATGCAGCGGGAGGATCGTTTATTAAGATGCTGAATTCCAAAACTATTGCTTATGATCCTGGTACCATGAGCTATAATACTACTTACTACATATTTGTTTTAGTAGGAAAGAGAAATGGACAAGGAGGAATTGATTTTTCTGCAGGTTGTGTTCAAGTAGATGGTCCAAAACCATTTGTATTCTACAAAAACCCATTGCCAAATGCTGGTGTAGACGATGCCATTTGTGGTACTGTTTATGACTTAAAAGGTATTTCAAGTATCCTGGGTACTAATTTGAAATGGAGATTGATATCCGGTCCATCTGGAGTTCAGTTTTCAGATGATGTTTTGGCAACTTCGTCAGTCAATACTCAAGGAAATTATGGTACGTATGTTTTCGAATTAACGGAAGATAATAACAATTGTGCTGCTGCAGATTTGGTTGAAATTACATTCAATCCATCTCCTTTTATTGCAGTGTTTGAAAAAATATGTATAGAATATATACCACCTTATCCATATAAAGCAACCATTAATATTACCAATGGAAAACCACCATTTACAATTGTACAGGGTGGAGGTATGATTAATGGCAATGTTTACATGACGGATACACTTGCAAGTTTAGTCCAATTCAATGTTAAAATTCAAGATGCCAATGGTTGTGTTTCAAATTTAATCATTGACGATTATAACTGCGATTGTGGTGCAATCGATGCAGGTGAATTGGATTCCATTCCAACTGAAGTTTGTATTGACAAATGCGTACCAATCAAAACAATCATTCCTCCGATTTTAGATCCGGAAGACGTTGTAATGTACGTGTTCCATCAGTCCTCATACAATGATCAAACTGTTCCTAAACTAGACACATTTTTTAGTCTAAACGATGTGGTTTGTTTTGATGCATCTAAAGGAATGATTACTGGTAAAGCATATTATGTTACCTGTGTCGTTGGTGATGATAAAGATTTTGATGGAATTGTAGACCCTAATGATCCATGCAAACGGGTAACTAAAAACCAACCAATTATATGGTATGATTATCCAAATCCGGATGCAGGACCTGCTGATAGTATTTGTTTCTACAATTACCAATTAAACGGTATTACGAATACTGGTACACCTAGCTGGAGATTTATTGGTGGTAGTGGTACGAGTACACTTTCAAATCCAGGCAATGACCAAACCAACGTCAGTGTTTCTGGAAAAGGAACTTACCAATATGAATTATCTGAAGACTTTAAAGGTTGTATTTCGAAAGATACGGTAACAGTGACCCATTGGGATGCTCCAAATTTTATTGATGTACCACCTCCTTATGAGTGTGATAATACTGCAGAGAAATTTAGAGTTACGATTGATGGCGCAAACGGAGATCGTCCATCCTGGATTATCGATGGAACAACAAATCCAAGTGGAACATTGTCCGGAAGTTTTGTAGGTGGAAATACCTGGAGAACTGATTGGATCAATAATAATGAAGTGTATCAATTGATAATCAATGACAGACATGACTGTTTGCCAGATACTACTTCAAATACATACGAATGTCCTTGTATTAATGGATTGGGTAACTTAAATAAAACACCAATCATATTGTGTGCAAATGCAACTGCTCAGGCAGTATATGCATCCGGGACTCCGGATGGTAACGATGTGGTGCGTTTTGTGCTTTATGATGGAAATCCTGCTGCTCCAAAAACTGGAACATTTATTAATGTAAATGCTTCAGGAACCTTCAGCTTTGATGCATCCAAAATGCAATTAGGTAAAACATATTACATTATTGTGTTGATGGGAAATCCTGACCCTGTTACCGGTGTAATCCTTGATGACCGCTGCTTGAAATTTGATGCTGTTCCTGTAACCTGGTATGATTTTCCAAAAGCAGTAATTGGCGGAGTGAATAAATTAACCTGCGCAGTGACATCTATTACATTGAATGGAACGTCTTCAACCAGTGGTTCAGGTGCAAACCTTAATTACCAATGGTCTGCCTCTAATGGTGGGCAATTTGTAAATCCAGGTAATGTAACAAGTAATACCACTGATATTAATGCACCTGGTACTTATAAATTACAAGTAACAGATCCAATATCCGGATGTACTAATGAAATTACTTATAACGTAAGCATTGATGTTCAGAAACCGACGGTTAGCATTGGTCAACCTTTGCAAATTACCTGCGATCGCTTGACTGTTGATCTGGATGGAAATGCCTCCTCTAAAGGACCAGAGTACAGTGTCCGTTGGACGGGTCCAGGTACGATTCAAAATGGAAATACCTATACACCAACTGTGGATGCATTGGGAACCTATCGCTTGATTGTTACCAATAATAATAACGGTTGTGTAGATTCATTTGCAATGAATGTAACAGCTGATTTAAGAAAACCGGTTCCAAATATTCAACAGATTGGTCAATTGACTTGTACCGTTAAACAAGTTCAACTGGATGCAGGTGCTTCCACAGGTCAAGCTGGTGCAATTGGAGGCTATATTTGGTCAACTCCAAATGGCAGCATAGTTTCTGGTGTCGGAACTTCAAGAATTACAGTTGATAAACCAGGTACATACCGGGTTCAGGTAAAAGATCAGGCAAACGGTTGTACCGAATTTACAGATATTGAAGTATTGGAAATTGGCAATCCATTTGCCGGAATTAATCTTGCAGCAATCAATCCTCTTTGTTTTGGTGAACGCAATGGGACAGTAAATGTTACTGGCGTTATTGCAAACGGTCCTGCTAATGGATTAGAGTATTCATTTAATGGAGGTCAGTTTTCAAGTTCTAAAACTTTTGGAAACCTCTCACAGGGAACGTATCGATTAAAAGTTAGGGATGTAAATGGCTGCGAGCATGACACAACAGTAACTTTAATTGAACCAGGTAAATTAGGTATTGATGTTGATAAGGTGATAATTGTTGACCAGGATCAAACTGTTTTCCTGGATACGATGTTAAATCTGATTACAGGAGGAACTTCGGCTTATAGAGATACTGTTTGGTGGAACTTAAATCAAAATGTAGATTGGGAACCTAAATTGCGTTATCAGGCAGATACAACAAGAGACTTCTTGATTACTTTG